One Stenotrophomonas oahuensis genomic region harbors:
- a CDS encoding HigA family addiction module antitoxin → MCEQCSCAGCVDHANSERPQGGHASGAVQPAPLFQPSASIHPGRVLMDDYLRPAGISIRRLADSIRVKRGRLESVIGGRSSISAELSLRLGRYFGDPPAYWQDLQAKHDMEMAYCAWGEDIDLIRPRVRW, encoded by the coding sequence ATGTGCGAGCAGTGTTCCTGTGCAGGTTGTGTTGACCATGCGAATTCAGAGCGCCCTCAGGGCGGCCATGCAAGCGGAGCGGTGCAGCCTGCGCCGCTGTTTCAGCCCTCAGCGAGCATCCATCCAGGGCGCGTGCTGATGGACGACTATCTGCGCCCGGCCGGCATTTCCATTCGTCGGCTGGCGGATTCCATCCGGGTCAAGCGTGGGCGGTTGGAATCGGTGATTGGTGGCCGCAGCAGCATCAGTGCGGAACTGTCGCTGCGGCTGGGGCGTTACTTCGGCGACCCGCCGGCGTACTGGCAGGATCTGCAGGCGAAGCACGACATGGAGATGGCGTATTGCGCCTGGGGCGAGGACATCGACTTGATCCGCCCGCGCGTGCGCTGGTAG
- a CDS encoding KilA-N domain-containing protein — protein MAINQQLSLHLIHRKVDDALIEQRKLDGYINATAMCQAVGKRFFDYRRLEATCQFLEELAAETGYPVSELIQIVKGSGPQGTWVHPDVAMHLAQWLSPKFAVAVAKWVREWLSGRQPSGAPGPGLPHHIQRYLANKDKVPYTHFSILSELAISLIAPLEARGYTLPERMVPDISEGKMFAKWLRDQGVDTSQMPTYEHRYADGRVCNAKMYPVGYLHAFRLHFNEVWLPNKAHQYFRERDPSALPHLDKMLLEAPGVPNLPAA, from the coding sequence ATGGCTATAAACCAGCAGCTTTCGCTGCATCTCATCCACCGTAAGGTGGACGACGCCCTCATTGAGCAGCGGAAGCTCGATGGGTACATCAACGCCACGGCGATGTGCCAAGCGGTAGGGAAGCGATTCTTTGATTACCGACGCCTGGAAGCCACCTGTCAGTTCCTTGAGGAGCTGGCAGCGGAAACGGGATATCCCGTTTCCGAGCTAATTCAGATAGTTAAGGGCTCTGGTCCGCAGGGAACGTGGGTCCACCCCGATGTCGCCATGCACCTAGCTCAGTGGCTTTCACCAAAGTTCGCGGTGGCGGTGGCCAAGTGGGTTCGCGAATGGCTGTCTGGCCGCCAGCCCAGCGGTGCGCCCGGCCCTGGCTTGCCCCATCACATCCAGCGCTATCTTGCCAACAAGGACAAGGTGCCATACACGCATTTCTCGATTTTGAGTGAACTGGCGATTTCGTTGATCGCTCCCCTCGAGGCCAGGGGGTATACCCTCCCTGAGCGGATGGTTCCCGATATCTCAGAAGGCAAGATGTTCGCGAAGTGGCTGCGGGACCAGGGTGTGGATACGTCTCAGATGCCGACCTACGAGCATCGCTACGCGGATGGTCGCGTTTGCAATGCAAAGATGTATCCGGTCGGCTACCTGCACGCGTTCCGGCTGCATTTCAACGAGGTCTGGCTGCCTAACAAGGCACATCAGTATTTCCGCGAGCGTGACCCTTCCGCACTTCCTCACCTAGACAAGATGTTACTGGAAGCGCCTGGCGTTCCGAACTTGCCAGCGGCCTAG
- a CDS encoding helix-turn-helix domain-containing protein — MIFPQEQRLLSALGERLRLARLRRKLSNAVVAQRAGISRTTLYKVEAGDPGATLGSYVRVLAVLGLENDLQTLAADDKVGRKLQDLALAPTRRPRAASKRVAAPAPSSPDDTKGTQ; from the coding sequence GTGATATTTCCCCAGGAACAGCGCCTGCTCTCAGCGTTGGGAGAGCGGCTACGCCTTGCCCGCCTGCGACGCAAGCTGAGCAATGCCGTCGTCGCACAACGCGCCGGCATTTCGCGGACCACGCTGTACAAGGTGGAAGCCGGTGATCCGGGGGCCACGCTCGGTTCCTACGTCCGGGTACTGGCCGTACTCGGACTGGAAAACGATCTCCAAACCCTGGCGGCCGACGACAAGGTGGGTCGCAAGCTGCAGGACCTGGCCTTGGCACCAACGCGCCGCCCCCGCGCCGCGAGCAAGCGGGTTGCAGCGCCAGCGCCCTCATCGCCTGACGATACGAAGGGCACGCAATGA
- a CDS encoding NAD(P)/FAD-dependent oxidoreductase, with product MTSSSAYDWDLVVAGASFAGAACALAAAQYGLRVCVLERKADPGARLHTTGILVKEALEQTWLQHAPDALLQRVEQVRMYAPNLRNVLLAAPGYYFMTTDTPNLMRWLGDELRRHGVDLRLQQPFTEAHRHGEGWHVAGAGRTRYLVGADGAGSRVAQRTGLGQVQDFLFGVEQEFAGAWLPQGGALHCFASRRFAPGYIGWAAQNPTGVQVGLALRHDPAQVRRPDIEGFVRHVRSVIGLPEGQGSDATRAGLIPCGPLQGPLAAPGVILTGDAAGVVSPLSAGGIHAGWRHGWTVGDAVGLHLRGRGPTPEAVAARAVPTFRRKRALRWAMDHLQQDWPLDLMLGAGMVRRAAEQIYFHRRGLRMDR from the coding sequence ATGACTTCTTCTTCTGCCTACGACTGGGACCTGGTGGTCGCCGGTGCCAGCTTCGCCGGTGCGGCATGTGCGCTGGCCGCCGCACAATATGGCCTGCGGGTGTGCGTGCTGGAGCGCAAGGCCGACCCCGGTGCACGTCTGCATACCACCGGAATACTGGTCAAGGAAGCGCTGGAGCAGACCTGGCTGCAGCACGCGCCGGATGCGCTGCTGCAGCGTGTCGAGCAGGTACGCATGTATGCCCCGAACCTGCGCAATGTGCTGCTGGCGGCACCCGGGTACTACTTCATGACCACCGACACGCCGAACCTGATGCGCTGGCTGGGCGATGAGCTGCGCCGGCACGGCGTCGACCTGCGCCTGCAGCAGCCGTTCACCGAGGCCCACCGCCACGGCGAGGGCTGGCACGTAGCCGGGGCGGGGCGCACCCGCTATCTGGTCGGCGCGGACGGGGCCGGCTCACGTGTGGCCCAGCGCACCGGGCTGGGCCAGGTGCAGGACTTCCTGTTCGGGGTGGAGCAGGAGTTCGCCGGCGCGTGGCTGCCGCAGGGTGGGGCGCTGCACTGCTTCGCCAGCCGCCGGTTCGCGCCGGGCTACATCGGCTGGGCGGCGCAGAACCCGACCGGCGTTCAGGTTGGGCTGGCCCTGCGCCATGATCCGGCCCAGGTCCGCCGGCCGGACATCGAAGGCTTCGTGCGCCACGTGCGCAGCGTGATCGGGCTGCCGGAGGGGCAGGGGTCGGACGCCACCCGGGCCGGGCTGATTCCGTGTGGCCCGTTGCAGGGGCCGCTGGCCGCCCCGGGCGTGATCCTGACCGGCGACGCGGCCGGGGTGGTCTCGCCGCTGTCGGCGGGTGGCATTCACGCCGGCTGGCGGCACGGCTGGACGGTGGGCGACGCCGTGGGCCTGCACCTGCGGGGCCGCGGGCCGACCCCGGAGGCGGTGGCGGCCCGCGCGGTGCCTACGTTCCGGCGCAAGCGCGCGCTGCGCTGGGCCATGGACCACCTGCAGCAGGACTGGCCGCTGGACCTGATGCTGGGGGCGGGCATGGTGCGACGTGCGGCCGAGCAGATCTACTTTCACCGGCGCGGGCTGCGCATGGACCGCTGA
- a CDS encoding type II toxin-antitoxin system HipA family toxin, giving the protein MKIKDLRVVTPTGEAGHLLRQAQYVFSYTTTERGNEASLTMPIRARSYVSNPLMPAFSMNLPEGYLLDLIRRRIAKHERINDMRLLAITGRRQIGRLQFLQPGEQWHEPPPQVGLEQLLHEPASQGLFEFLVETYFDSGISGVQPKVMIPDADTALPERLEADLIVKAGADDYPWLSQNEFLCMDAARRAGLDVPDFWLSDDAQLFILRRFDLVPERLGFEDMAVLMAKPRDAQGNYKYQGSYEATARYISAFSGNARLANLEAFFASVTLSVMVRNGDAHLKNFGLLYRDPSAGEARLAPIYDVVTTTIYPYYNQRTGTERVDRTMALKLFSGAKDRHYPSREDLLLFGRSVCEVENPELIIDRIATAMSETLQAHASRLEGKYGKRLVAEWEAGRTSVAASRVHAQS; this is encoded by the coding sequence ATGAAGATTAAGGACCTGCGCGTGGTCACCCCCACTGGGGAAGCTGGCCACCTGCTCCGCCAAGCCCAGTACGTCTTCAGCTACACCACAACCGAGCGCGGGAATGAGGCGTCCCTGACCATGCCCATCCGGGCGCGAAGCTACGTATCCAATCCGTTGATGCCGGCGTTCTCAATGAACCTGCCGGAGGGCTACCTGCTCGACCTGATAAGGCGGCGCATTGCCAAGCACGAGCGCATTAACGACATGCGGCTTCTGGCGATAACCGGGCGGCGTCAGATCGGACGGCTCCAGTTTCTGCAACCTGGCGAGCAGTGGCATGAACCCCCGCCGCAGGTGGGGCTCGAGCAGTTGCTGCATGAACCCGCGTCCCAAGGGTTGTTTGAGTTCCTGGTGGAGACCTACTTCGATTCTGGTATCTCCGGCGTTCAACCCAAGGTGATGATTCCAGACGCGGACACCGCACTGCCCGAACGCCTCGAAGCGGACCTGATCGTAAAGGCCGGCGCAGACGACTACCCGTGGCTCTCCCAGAACGAGTTCCTGTGCATGGATGCGGCGCGGCGCGCCGGCTTGGACGTTCCGGACTTCTGGCTGTCCGATGATGCCCAACTTTTCATCCTTCGTCGTTTCGATCTGGTTCCCGAGCGACTTGGATTCGAGGACATGGCCGTACTCATGGCCAAGCCCCGCGACGCACAGGGGAACTACAAGTATCAGGGCAGCTATGAGGCAACCGCTCGCTACATCAGCGCGTTCAGTGGCAATGCCCGGTTGGCGAATCTCGAGGCTTTCTTTGCCTCAGTCACCTTGTCCGTCATGGTACGGAATGGCGACGCACACCTGAAGAACTTCGGCCTGCTGTACCGCGACCCATCCGCCGGCGAGGCGCGGCTGGCACCGATCTACGATGTTGTGACCACTACCATCTACCCCTACTACAACCAGCGCACCGGCACTGAGCGGGTCGATCGAACCATGGCACTCAAGCTCTTCTCCGGGGCGAAGGATCGCCACTATCCGTCTCGCGAGGATCTCCTGCTCTTCGGGCGCTCCGTGTGTGAGGTCGAGAATCCCGAACTGATCATTGACCGTATCGCCACTGCGATGAGCGAGACGCTGCAGGCGCATGCTTCACGGTTGGAAGGTAAGTACGGAAAGCGACTGGTTGCGGAATGGGAAGCTGGCAGAACTAGCGTTGCTGCCAGCCGGGTGCATGCGCAATCTTGA
- a CDS encoding 4-fold beta flower protein — MIQYIYSSRGAAIGFISGKYIHDMRGRAIGQLDGTHVHKITGQYVGELYQEMVVNMHLGNLGNIGNPGNPGNPGSPGNPGNRGSMNAGYPDVFDLLLR; from the coding sequence ATGATCCAGTATATCTACAGCTCGCGCGGAGCCGCTATTGGTTTCATTAGCGGTAAGTATATTCATGACATGCGAGGTCGCGCCATTGGTCAACTAGATGGCACGCACGTTCACAAGATCACTGGGCAGTATGTGGGCGAGCTGTATCAGGAAATGGTTGTGAACATGCACTTGGGGAATTTGGGGAACATTGGCAACCCGGGTAATCCTGGTAATCCGGGTAGCCCAGGAAATCCGGGAAATCGCGGTTCTATGAATGCTGGCTATCCGGACGTTTTTGACCTCCTGTTGCGCTAG